GCGGTTCTCCGATGCCATCAGCGCGATATGCAGCATGTCTTCGCGATTCAGCACCGAGCCGACGGAGAGGCGCGAGCCCGTGTACTTCTCGTAGTCGCGGTCTTCGTCCGTCACCGCGATTTCATCGGTGAGCGGCATGTGCGAGTCGAGCACGACCATGGCCGTCATCAGCTTCGTGATGGACGCGATCGGCACGACGGCGCGCGAATTCTTGTCGAAGAGCGTCTCGGACGTGTCCTGATCGACCACATACGCGACGCTCGAACGCAGCGCGAGGCTGTCCGCGGTCTCATGCAGGCCGAACGCCTGACCGACCGATGTGGCGCGCGGCTGATACGCCACCGCGTGCACCGCCGCGCGACGCGCGTGCGGATCCATCCGGTAGTTCACTCGACGCTTACGCGACGCCTTCGGTGCGTCTTCGTCGTCGGCGGCTGCGGCCACTTTGGCCGGGCGAGCCGCTTTGCCGGCCTTCGCGACGCGAGCAGGCCTGGCGCTCTTCTCTTCGGTATCGGACTTCTTGGCGTGTTTGGTGACGGTGGCGGTTTTGGCAAGGGCTTCAGCCGGAGCCGCTGCAAACGACGTCGCTACAGCCAGTGATACGGCGAAGGACAAAGCCGAGCGCAATGCCACGCCGTGCACCAGCTTTAGCGACGAAAACATTTCGGTTTTCATTAGTGTTCTATTGGGCGGCTGGAGTACCGCCAAGTGTAGTGAAGCTACGAAATTTAAGCAATATTAAGCACTTATCGGCGCTCGTTAAACCGAGTTGTAAGCGTCGATTGGTTGTTTCTGACATGCTGTGCGCAACGATCGGAAAAAACGATCGCTTTTCCGCAGACGGAACGCCGCCGACGGCGCGCTTTTGTACGACACGACTCACGCGTTGTCGGCAAAAAGTTCTGGAACTTAAGTGCTGACTGAAAAAGAGCGAACGTGGCAGTCGCCGCATCGGCCGGGAAAACCGCCGAGCGTCGCGGCGCTGATTGAGTGTGCGTCGGATCAACAGTCGAAATGTTAACGGTTCTTCAACAATTTGGTGTACGGCGATGTCCGAAAAATAGGACGGCCGCAAGAATCGTCCTAATGCGTCACAGTCCGAACGCAGCTTCTTGCGGGCCGCACCATGACTGGACTGCGCTAAACGTCGCGATCCACACCGGTGCAAAGCAACTCATCCCAATGCTTGGGACCGATGCGCTCGATTACTTAAGCCCATGATTAATCGAGCTTTCCAGTTCATTGTGCAATGCACAAAAACTGCTTGACATCACTAAGAATCTCTCTAAAATGGGCTTCATGTTGCGACGCACCAATAGAAGTAGCACCAACTAGCAGCACTTCGCTGCATCAACCAAGCCACGACCCGCCATGATGGGTCGGCAATCAGGAGCCTGAGATGACCCTACTGACCCCCGAACAAATCGCCGCTGCACAGAAAGCCAACTTCGACACGCTGTTCGGTCTGACGAACAAGGCGTTCGAAGGCGTGGAAAAGCTCGTTGAGCTGAACCTGCAAGTCGTCAAGTCGACGCTCGCCGAAGGCCAGGAAAACGCCCAGCGCGCACTGTCCGTGAAGGACGCGCAGGAACTGCTCGCGCTGCAAGCCAGCCTGACGCAGCCGGTCGCGGAAAAGGTGCTGTCGTACGGCCGTCATCTGTATGAAATCGCGTCGGCCACGCAAGCCGAGTTCGCCCGTGTCGCCGAAGTGCAATACGAAGAGCAGAACCGCAAGGTGCAGGCACTCGTCGACAACGTCGCGAAGAACGCGCCCGCTGGTTCGGAAACGGCCGTCGCCGTGATGAAGTCGGCCATCACCGCCGCCAACACGACGTACGAGACGGTTCACAAGGCAACGAAGCAAGCTGTCGAAATCGCGGAAAGCAACTTCAACGCCGCCGCCACGGCCGCGACGAAGGCTGCCACGCAAGCGACGGAACAGGCTGCCCGCGCCACGAAGCGCCCGACGGTCGCCTAAGTCTGAATCGACTGTCCTAAGCTGTACGCGTTGTGCGAAAGCCCGGCTGCGGCCGGGTTTTTCTTTGCGCTCGCTGCGGCCGCGCTTCTCTTCGCTGGCTCGCCGCGCCATGAAAAAAGGCGCGTTTCCCTTGCGGGAAACGCGCCTTTCTCACATCTGCCGCCAGACTGCTTACTTCTTGCGCTGCGGCGGCAGGTCCGTGCAGACCCCTTCGTACAACTCAGCCGCCATACCGATTGACTCGCCGAGCGTCGGGTGCGGGTGGATCGTGCGGCCGATGTCGGTCGCGTCCGCGCCCATCTCGATTGCGAGACACACTTCGCTGATCAGGTCACCCGCATTCAAGCCGACGATACCGCCGCCGATCACGCGGTGCGTTTCTTCGTCGAAGATTAGCTTGGTGAAGCCTTCGTCACGGCCATTGGCGATTGCGCGGCCCGACGCGGCCCAAGGGAACACCGCCTTCCCATACTTGATGCCTTCGGCCTTGCACTGGTCTTCGGTCTTGCCGGCCCACGCGACTTCCGGATCGGTGTACGCCACCGACGGAATCTGCATCGCGTCGAAGTACGCCTTCTCGCCGTGCGCCGCTTCCGCCGCGACGTGGCCTTCGTGCACGGCCTTGTGCGCGAGCATCGGCTGGCCGACGAGATCGCCGATGGCGAAGATGTGCTCGACGTTCGTGCGCATCTGCTTGTCGACGTTGATGAAGCCGCGCTCCGTCACCGCGACG
This Caballeronia sp. LZ062 DNA region includes the following protein-coding sequences:
- the pbpG gene encoding D-alanyl-D-alanine endopeptidase, which translates into the protein MKTEMFSSLKLVHGVALRSALSFAVSLAVATSFAAAPAEALAKTATVTKHAKKSDTEEKSARPARVAKAGKAARPAKVAAAADDEDAPKASRKRRVNYRMDPHARRAAVHAVAYQPRATSVGQAFGLHETADSLALRSSVAYVVDQDTSETLFDKNSRAVVPIASITKLMTAMVVLDSHMPLTDEIAVTDEDRDYEKYTGSRLSVGSVLNREDMLHIALMASENRAAAALSRYYPGGRPAFIAAMNAKAKALGMTDTHFENSTGLTSLNVSSARDLVKMVNAAYQYPLIRKFSTDRSYDVFTGKRTLAYNSTNALVRNASWDIGLQKTGFINEAGECLVMQANVHGRPVIIVLLDSYGKYSRFADATRLRTYLDTLGEPRIMSADMGGGANP
- a CDS encoding phasin family protein, which encodes MTLLTPEQIAAAQKANFDTLFGLTNKAFEGVEKLVELNLQVVKSTLAEGQENAQRALSVKDAQELLALQASLTQPVAEKVLSYGRHLYEIASATQAEFARVAEVQYEEQNRKVQALVDNVAKNAPAGSETAVAVMKSAITAANTTYETVHKATKQAVEIAESNFNAAATAATKAATQATEQAARATKRPTVA